Proteins encoded within one genomic window of Cardiocondyla obscurior isolate alpha-2009 linkage group LG27, Cobs3.1, whole genome shotgun sequence:
- the Oseg6 gene encoding WD repeat-containing protein 19 isoform X1: protein MSSEKVLYRLDQPHGSGNVYISWRPGNSTHLATTGCDSAVAIFDRQGDIQERIQISGLCTGFGWDSDGDLLAIISQNSSTIILWDATTGKKSQIDAGVRDGLTCMMWAKKSCLLAIGTQKGNLVLYDHINAKRIPILGKHRKCILCGAWSVDGLLALASEDKVLTISTSEGDTRREITLQGDPSDIQFSEMKMDHRLGGENTVSLVVSKTTLFLYNILDPENPIELAFQKRYGLIVSYKWYGDGYILVGFKAGFFIAISTHIKEVGQELFQIKNHRDSLTDIALSQAVGKVATCGDNTLKVHSLQNLEETETLITVTNENGISNIEWSTDGTMLAVVTYVGNILIYLIEIPKLTSVCGNRIALLTSLMEVTIHLYTLDKDKPNPQIINTIIEPAILAVGPVHLAVGLNNRALFWDLSTNHYDKIHFERDYLATIDSMRLNETYVSALFDGKLQLHSIKSDQALINTGKDTKMFPDSNSSHSRITCHALCSDFLVYGNDMGYITYFCLETFRQCNEFVHSNGIKELYLDANGIHLCFIDNKSDAYVFDPINEAAIAVPDCPDNIDGVLWDQNIFERAIFAMYNKTIIVTYIFVKYFVEAGTKVIKISTTKLPSDSGPLLMYSGEITLSTMGSKLIQLTLSSHEEVGNIVESKKINEILNNQVLCRRFQQAWNTCEKMNEKDAWLKLGRSAIANLNIEFAIRVYRYMEDAATVWTLQTMENIDELTLLCGHACILLGDYNEAEKYFLQSSEPVQALYLRRDLMQWEQALSLAQKLKPEEIPFIAREYAQQLEFTGNYPKALTNYERGLVDYNTSALAAQNPQHRTQCLAGIARMSIRCGDSRKGVGIAMDNESSRLLRKECAEILESMKQFSEAAQLYEKAEYFDKAASAYIKLKNWHKVGQLLPQISSAKINIQYAKAKESEGKYEEAAKAYETAKDYDNIIRINLEHLNNPARSVEVVQQTKSIEGAKMVAKYFQKMNDYNSAIKFLILSNCHDEAFQLANQHGKMELYGEILVNTIDDSSVRREDFRSLAIHFESQKNNLLAGKYYFHAKEYQKALRHLLKAAQLVPDDDRAITYAIDTVASSKDDKLANQLIDFLLGADGLPKDPKYLFRLYMARKQYKEAAKTAIIIANEEQVNGNYRNAHDVLFGMYQELKRNKITIPLEMQTNLRLLHSYILVRLHVKRSDHLRGARMLIRVANNISKFPSHIVPILTSTVIECHRAGLKNAAFNFAAMLMRPEYRGQVDTKYSKKIEAIVRKPPRTKDIENEDELLTPCPYCKSRVPETEVTCDKCKNTIPFCIATGRHIVEDDFAVCPQCDFPAIKSEFLRIVESEETCPMCSERVNPEAVSSVTDIRPYLDYQEEKSIKT from the exons ATGTCATCCGAAAAG GTTCTTTATCGACTAGATCAACCCCATGGGAGCGGTAACGTTTATATTTCCTGGCGTCCCGGTAATAGCACGCATTTGGCCACAACAGGTTGTGATTCCGCCGTTGCTATTTTTGACAGACAAGGAGATATTCAAGAAAGGATACAAATTTCTGGATTGTGCACTGGCTTTGGCTGGGACTCAGATGGAGATTTATTGGCAATAATATCGCAGAATTCATCAACCATAATTCTATGGGATGCAACAACAGGGAAAAAATCTCAAATAGATGCAGGTGTGAGGGATGGGCTTACTTGCATGATGTGGGCTAAGAAAAGTTGTCTGTTGGCAATAGGAACACAGAAAGGAAATCTGGTGCTTTATGACCACATAAATGCCAA ACGAATACCTATTTTGGGAAAGCAtagaaaatgcattttatgtGGTGCATGGTCAGTAGATGGTCTTCTTGCATTGGCAAGTGAAGATAAAGTTTTAACTATCAGTACAAGTGAAGGAGACACTCGTAGAGAAATAACTCTTCAAGGTGATCCATCTGACATACAATTTAGTGAAATGAAAATGGACCATAGACTAGGTGGCGAAAACACG gtATCCCTTGTTGTTAGTAAGACAACATtgtttttatacaatattctGGATCCAGAAAATCCTATTGAATTGGCCTTTCAGAAACGTTATGGGTTAATTGTATCTTATAAATG GTATGGGGATGGCTATATTCTAGTAGGATTTAAAGCAGGTTTCTTTATTGCAATATCTACACATATAAAGGAAGTTGGTcaagaattatttcaaataaaaaatcacaGAGATTCTCTAACAGATATTGCGTTAAGCCAAGCAGTCGGAAAAGTTGCTACTTGTGGCGACAATACACTTAAAGTTCACAGCTTGCAGAATCTTGAAGAAACGGAAACATTAATTACGGTGACGAATGAAAATGGAATCAGCAATATTGAATGGTCGACGGACGGAACAATGCTGGCTGTCGTAACTTATGTtggcaatattttaatttatttgattgaaATTCCGAAATTAACTAGCGTTTGTGGCAACAGAATTGCGTTATTGACGAGCTTGATGGAAGTGACCATACATCTTTATACCTTAGATAAG GACAAACCAAATCCACAGATAATTAACACTATAATAGAACCAGCGATATTAGCAGTGGGACCAGTTCATTTAGCAGTAGGACTAAACAATAGAGCACTTTTCTGGGATTTATCTACAAATCATTAtgacaaaatacattttgagAGAGATTATTTGGCTACAATAGATAGTATGCGCTTAAATGAGACATATGTATCAGCGTTATTTGATGGAAAATTGCAGTTACACTCG aTTAAATCTGATCAAGCTCTAATAAATACCGGAAAAGACACAAAGATGTTCCCGGATTCGAATTCTTCACATAGTAGAATCACATGTCACGCTCTTTGCTCCGATTTCCTGGTTTATGGCAATGAC atgggttatattacatatttttgcTTGGAAACATTTCGTCAGTGTAACGAATTCGTACATAGCAATGGAATAAAAGAGCTATATTTGGACGCGAATGGAATACACTTATGCTTCATTGACAATAAGTCAGACGCTTACGTGTTTGATCCGATAAACGAAGCGGCTATTGCCGTACCTGATTGTCCTGATAACATTGATGGTGTTCTCTGGGATCAGAACATATTTGAACGTGCTATATTTGCAATGTACAACAAAACCATTATTGTAacatacatttttgtaaaatactttGTTGAAG CAGGTAccaaagtaataaaaataagtacaaCCAAGTTGCCATCAGACTCGGGACCTTTATTAATGTACTCTGGCGAAATAACGCTGAGTACAATGGGtagtaaattaatacaattgaCATTATCATCTCACGAAGAAGTAGGAAATATTGTCGagtcaaaaaaaattaatgagattttaAACAATCAGGTTTTGTGTAGACG ATTCCAACAGGCATGGAACACCTGTGAAAAAATGAACGAGAAGGACGCGTGGCTGAAACTGGGACGAAGCgcaattgcaaatttaaatattgaatttg CTATTCGCGTATATCGGTACATGGAAGATGCCGCAACGGTATGGACGTTACAAACTATGGAAAATATTGATGAATTGACGTTATTATGTGGCCACGCATGTATATTATTAGGAGATTATAACGAAgccgaaaaatattttttgcaatcTTCCGAACCTGTTCAAGCTTTATATCTGAGGAGAGATTTAATGCAGTGGGAACAAGCTTTAAGTTTGGCACAAAAGTTAAAGCCCGAGGAGATTCCTTTTATTGCCAGAGAATACGCGCAGCAATTGGAATTCac ggGAAATTATCCAAAAGCGTTGACAAATTATGAACGCGGTTTAGTTGATTATAACACATCTGCTTTGGCTGCACAAAATCCTCAACATCGAACTCAATGTCTAGCGGGAATAGCGAGAATGTCTATAAGATGTGGTGATAGCAGAAAAGGCGTTGGGATAGCCATGGATAACGAAAGCTCCAGACTATTACGAAAAGAATGTGCAGAAATTTTAGAATCAATGaag CAATTCAGCGAAGCTGCACAGTTGTACGAAAAAGCTGAATATTTCGATAAAGCTGCATCcgcatatataaaattaaaaaattggcACAAAGTAGGACAGCTTCTACCGCAAATATCTtcggcaaaaattaatatacaatatgcTAAAGCCAAAGAATCTGAGGGTAAATATGAAGAAGCTGCCAAAGCGTATGAAACCGCCAAGGATTATGATAACATAATTAGAATCAATTTAGAACATTTAAACAATCccg CTCGCAGTGTCGAAGTTGTTCAGCAAACTAAAAGCATAGAAGGTGCAAAAATGGttgcaaaatatttccaaAAGATGAATGATTATAATTCAGCTATCAAATTTTTGATTCTGTCAAATTGTCACGATGAAGCCTTTCAATTGGCCAATCAGCACGGTAAAATGGAATTGTACGGTGAAATCTTGGTGAACACAATCGACGACAGTAGTGTTCGGAGAGAAGATTTTAGAAGTCTTGCAATACATTTTGAATCtcaaaaaaataatctcttagctggaaaatattattttcatgcTAAGGAATATCAAAAA gcTCTACGACATTTATTAAAAGCTGCGCAATTGGTTCCAGACGACGACAGAGCAATTACTTACGCCATAGATACCGTTGCATCTTCTAAAGATGATAAATTAGCTAATCagttaatagattttttattagGTGCTGACGGATTACCAAAG gatcCAAAATATCTGTTTCGACTGTATATGGCTCGGAAGCAGTATAAAGAAGCAGCTAAGACAGcaattataattgcaaatgAAGAACAAGTTAATG gaAATTACAGAAACGCTCATGACGTTCTGTTCGGCATGTATCAagagttaaaaagaaataagattaCCATACCTTTAGAAATGCAGACAAATTTAAGACTGTTACATTCTTACATCTTAGTGAGATTACATGTGAAGAGAAGCGATCATTTGCGAGGTGCTCGGATGCTAATAAGAGTAGCTAACAATATATCTAAATTTCCCTCAC ATATCGTACCGATATTAACTTCGACCGTAATAGAATGCCATAGAGCAGGGTTGAAAAACGCGGCTTTCAATTTTGCCGCTATGCTGATGCGCCCCGAATATCGGGGACAAGTGGACACAAAATATAGCAAAAAGATCGAGGCAATCGTTAGGAAACCACCGAGAACGAAAGACATCGAGAACGAGGATGAACTTCTTACCCCGTGTCCATATTGCAAGAGTAGAGTTCCCGAGACTGAAGTAACCTGtgataaatgcaaaaatactATACCCTTTTGCATCGCAACA GGACGGCATATTGTAGAGGACGATTTTGCAGTATGCCCCCAATGTGACTTTCCAGCTATCAAAAGTGAATTTCTAAg AATTGTGGAATCTGAGGAAACTTGTCCGATGTGCTCGGAAAGGGTTAATCCCGAAGCTGTGTCATCTGTTACTGATATCCGTCCATACCTCGATTATCAGGAGGAAAAATCCATTAAAACTTAA
- the Oseg6 gene encoding WD repeat-containing protein 19 isoform X2, with product MSSEKVLYRLDQPHGSGNVYISWRPGNSTHLATTGCDSAVAIFDRQGDIQERIQISGLCTGFGWDSDGDLLAIISQNSSTIILWDATTGKKSQIDAGVRDGLTCMMWAKKSCLLAIGTQKGNLVLYDHINAKRIPILGKHRKCILCGAWSVDGLLALASEDKVLTISTSEGDTRREITLQGDPSDIQFSEMKMDHRLGGENTVSLVVSKTTLFLYNILDPENPIELAFQKRYGLIVSYKWYGDGYILVGFKAGFFIAISTHIKEVGQELFQIKNHRDSLTDIALSQAVGKVATCGDNTLKVHSLQNLEETETLITVTNENGISNIEWSTDGTMLAVVTYVGNILIYLIEIPKLTSVCGNRIALLTSLMEVTIHLYTLDKDKPNPQIINTIIEPAILAVGPVHLAVGLNNRALFWDLSTNHYDKIHFERDYLATIDSMRLNETYVSALFDGKLQLHSIKSDQALINTGKDTKMFPDSNSSHSRITCHALCSDFLVYGNDMGYITYFCLETFRQCNEFVHSNGIKELYLDANGIHLCFIDNKSDAYVFDPINEAAIAVPDCPDNIDGVLWDQNIFERAIFAMYNKTIIVTYIFVKYFVEGTKVIKISTTKLPSDSGPLLMYSGEITLSTMGSKLIQLTLSSHEEVGNIVESKKINEILNNQVLCRRFQQAWNTCEKMNEKDAWLKLGRSAIANLNIEFAIRVYRYMEDAATVWTLQTMENIDELTLLCGHACILLGDYNEAEKYFLQSSEPVQALYLRRDLMQWEQALSLAQKLKPEEIPFIAREYAQQLEFTGNYPKALTNYERGLVDYNTSALAAQNPQHRTQCLAGIARMSIRCGDSRKGVGIAMDNESSRLLRKECAEILESMKQFSEAAQLYEKAEYFDKAASAYIKLKNWHKVGQLLPQISSAKINIQYAKAKESEGKYEEAAKAYETAKDYDNIIRINLEHLNNPARSVEVVQQTKSIEGAKMVAKYFQKMNDYNSAIKFLILSNCHDEAFQLANQHGKMELYGEILVNTIDDSSVRREDFRSLAIHFESQKNNLLAGKYYFHAKEYQKALRHLLKAAQLVPDDDRAITYAIDTVASSKDDKLANQLIDFLLGADGLPKDPKYLFRLYMARKQYKEAAKTAIIIANEEQVNGNYRNAHDVLFGMYQELKRNKITIPLEMQTNLRLLHSYILVRLHVKRSDHLRGARMLIRVANNISKFPSHIVPILTSTVIECHRAGLKNAAFNFAAMLMRPEYRGQVDTKYSKKIEAIVRKPPRTKDIENEDELLTPCPYCKSRVPETEVTCDKCKNTIPFCIATGRHIVEDDFAVCPQCDFPAIKSEFLRIVESEETCPMCSERVNPEAVSSVTDIRPYLDYQEEKSIKT from the exons ATGTCATCCGAAAAG GTTCTTTATCGACTAGATCAACCCCATGGGAGCGGTAACGTTTATATTTCCTGGCGTCCCGGTAATAGCACGCATTTGGCCACAACAGGTTGTGATTCCGCCGTTGCTATTTTTGACAGACAAGGAGATATTCAAGAAAGGATACAAATTTCTGGATTGTGCACTGGCTTTGGCTGGGACTCAGATGGAGATTTATTGGCAATAATATCGCAGAATTCATCAACCATAATTCTATGGGATGCAACAACAGGGAAAAAATCTCAAATAGATGCAGGTGTGAGGGATGGGCTTACTTGCATGATGTGGGCTAAGAAAAGTTGTCTGTTGGCAATAGGAACACAGAAAGGAAATCTGGTGCTTTATGACCACATAAATGCCAA ACGAATACCTATTTTGGGAAAGCAtagaaaatgcattttatgtGGTGCATGGTCAGTAGATGGTCTTCTTGCATTGGCAAGTGAAGATAAAGTTTTAACTATCAGTACAAGTGAAGGAGACACTCGTAGAGAAATAACTCTTCAAGGTGATCCATCTGACATACAATTTAGTGAAATGAAAATGGACCATAGACTAGGTGGCGAAAACACG gtATCCCTTGTTGTTAGTAAGACAACATtgtttttatacaatattctGGATCCAGAAAATCCTATTGAATTGGCCTTTCAGAAACGTTATGGGTTAATTGTATCTTATAAATG GTATGGGGATGGCTATATTCTAGTAGGATTTAAAGCAGGTTTCTTTATTGCAATATCTACACATATAAAGGAAGTTGGTcaagaattatttcaaataaaaaatcacaGAGATTCTCTAACAGATATTGCGTTAAGCCAAGCAGTCGGAAAAGTTGCTACTTGTGGCGACAATACACTTAAAGTTCACAGCTTGCAGAATCTTGAAGAAACGGAAACATTAATTACGGTGACGAATGAAAATGGAATCAGCAATATTGAATGGTCGACGGACGGAACAATGCTGGCTGTCGTAACTTATGTtggcaatattttaatttatttgattgaaATTCCGAAATTAACTAGCGTTTGTGGCAACAGAATTGCGTTATTGACGAGCTTGATGGAAGTGACCATACATCTTTATACCTTAGATAAG GACAAACCAAATCCACAGATAATTAACACTATAATAGAACCAGCGATATTAGCAGTGGGACCAGTTCATTTAGCAGTAGGACTAAACAATAGAGCACTTTTCTGGGATTTATCTACAAATCATTAtgacaaaatacattttgagAGAGATTATTTGGCTACAATAGATAGTATGCGCTTAAATGAGACATATGTATCAGCGTTATTTGATGGAAAATTGCAGTTACACTCG aTTAAATCTGATCAAGCTCTAATAAATACCGGAAAAGACACAAAGATGTTCCCGGATTCGAATTCTTCACATAGTAGAATCACATGTCACGCTCTTTGCTCCGATTTCCTGGTTTATGGCAATGAC atgggttatattacatatttttgcTTGGAAACATTTCGTCAGTGTAACGAATTCGTACATAGCAATGGAATAAAAGAGCTATATTTGGACGCGAATGGAATACACTTATGCTTCATTGACAATAAGTCAGACGCTTACGTGTTTGATCCGATAAACGAAGCGGCTATTGCCGTACCTGATTGTCCTGATAACATTGATGGTGTTCTCTGGGATCAGAACATATTTGAACGTGCTATATTTGCAATGTACAACAAAACCATTATTGTAacatacatttttgtaaaatactttGTTGAAG GTAccaaagtaataaaaataagtacaaCCAAGTTGCCATCAGACTCGGGACCTTTATTAATGTACTCTGGCGAAATAACGCTGAGTACAATGGGtagtaaattaatacaattgaCATTATCATCTCACGAAGAAGTAGGAAATATTGTCGagtcaaaaaaaattaatgagattttaAACAATCAGGTTTTGTGTAGACG ATTCCAACAGGCATGGAACACCTGTGAAAAAATGAACGAGAAGGACGCGTGGCTGAAACTGGGACGAAGCgcaattgcaaatttaaatattgaatttg CTATTCGCGTATATCGGTACATGGAAGATGCCGCAACGGTATGGACGTTACAAACTATGGAAAATATTGATGAATTGACGTTATTATGTGGCCACGCATGTATATTATTAGGAGATTATAACGAAgccgaaaaatattttttgcaatcTTCCGAACCTGTTCAAGCTTTATATCTGAGGAGAGATTTAATGCAGTGGGAACAAGCTTTAAGTTTGGCACAAAAGTTAAAGCCCGAGGAGATTCCTTTTATTGCCAGAGAATACGCGCAGCAATTGGAATTCac ggGAAATTATCCAAAAGCGTTGACAAATTATGAACGCGGTTTAGTTGATTATAACACATCTGCTTTGGCTGCACAAAATCCTCAACATCGAACTCAATGTCTAGCGGGAATAGCGAGAATGTCTATAAGATGTGGTGATAGCAGAAAAGGCGTTGGGATAGCCATGGATAACGAAAGCTCCAGACTATTACGAAAAGAATGTGCAGAAATTTTAGAATCAATGaag CAATTCAGCGAAGCTGCACAGTTGTACGAAAAAGCTGAATATTTCGATAAAGCTGCATCcgcatatataaaattaaaaaattggcACAAAGTAGGACAGCTTCTACCGCAAATATCTtcggcaaaaattaatatacaatatgcTAAAGCCAAAGAATCTGAGGGTAAATATGAAGAAGCTGCCAAAGCGTATGAAACCGCCAAGGATTATGATAACATAATTAGAATCAATTTAGAACATTTAAACAATCccg CTCGCAGTGTCGAAGTTGTTCAGCAAACTAAAAGCATAGAAGGTGCAAAAATGGttgcaaaatatttccaaAAGATGAATGATTATAATTCAGCTATCAAATTTTTGATTCTGTCAAATTGTCACGATGAAGCCTTTCAATTGGCCAATCAGCACGGTAAAATGGAATTGTACGGTGAAATCTTGGTGAACACAATCGACGACAGTAGTGTTCGGAGAGAAGATTTTAGAAGTCTTGCAATACATTTTGAATCtcaaaaaaataatctcttagctggaaaatattattttcatgcTAAGGAATATCAAAAA gcTCTACGACATTTATTAAAAGCTGCGCAATTGGTTCCAGACGACGACAGAGCAATTACTTACGCCATAGATACCGTTGCATCTTCTAAAGATGATAAATTAGCTAATCagttaatagattttttattagGTGCTGACGGATTACCAAAG gatcCAAAATATCTGTTTCGACTGTATATGGCTCGGAAGCAGTATAAAGAAGCAGCTAAGACAGcaattataattgcaaatgAAGAACAAGTTAATG gaAATTACAGAAACGCTCATGACGTTCTGTTCGGCATGTATCAagagttaaaaagaaataagattaCCATACCTTTAGAAATGCAGACAAATTTAAGACTGTTACATTCTTACATCTTAGTGAGATTACATGTGAAGAGAAGCGATCATTTGCGAGGTGCTCGGATGCTAATAAGAGTAGCTAACAATATATCTAAATTTCCCTCAC ATATCGTACCGATATTAACTTCGACCGTAATAGAATGCCATAGAGCAGGGTTGAAAAACGCGGCTTTCAATTTTGCCGCTATGCTGATGCGCCCCGAATATCGGGGACAAGTGGACACAAAATATAGCAAAAAGATCGAGGCAATCGTTAGGAAACCACCGAGAACGAAAGACATCGAGAACGAGGATGAACTTCTTACCCCGTGTCCATATTGCAAGAGTAGAGTTCCCGAGACTGAAGTAACCTGtgataaatgcaaaaatactATACCCTTTTGCATCGCAACA GGACGGCATATTGTAGAGGACGATTTTGCAGTATGCCCCCAATGTGACTTTCCAGCTATCAAAAGTGAATTTCTAAg AATTGTGGAATCTGAGGAAACTTGTCCGATGTGCTCGGAAAGGGTTAATCCCGAAGCTGTGTCATCTGTTACTGATATCCGTCCATACCTCGATTATCAGGAGGAAAAATCCATTAAAACTTAA